GGACCACCATCGGCTCGGCCTCCCCGTACTGGCCCTGGCCTAGCAGAGACCCGCCGAGCAGACCCGTCGCGTCGTACCGCGTCCAGTCGTCGGGCGTCGCTTTCGTACGGATGGCCAGGCACTCGCGGAGCATCGGTTCGGCCTCCGACCACTTTTCCTACCGGAGCAAGAGTCGTCCGAGTTCGGCGAGGTCACCCGCCAGGAAGGGACTGTCCGGCTTATCGACGCTGCGGCGCCGATCCACCGTTTCTTGGAACAGGCGCTCGGCCGTTTCCCAGTTCCGGACCGACGCGAATGCCGTGGCGAGGCTGGAGCGGCACCAGAGGGTGTAGTGGTGGTCGGGGCCCAAGTCCGGCTTCGCTTCCATCGTCTCGAGGGTCTCCTCGTACAGCGGGATCGCCTCGGCCGTCCGTCCGGTCTCCTGGTAGGCCCAGGCGAGGTTCGCGCGGCTGACGAGCGTATCCGGGTGGTCAGGCCCGCGCTTCGCCTCCCGGAGTTCGAGCGTCAACCTAAACAATCGGGCCGCCTCCTCGGTGATTCCGGCGACCATGAGGGCATTGGCCAGATCGTTGCGGACGGCCAGCGTGCCGTCGTGATCGGGGCCCAGCGTTGATTCCATGGTCTTGAGCGTCCCCCTGAACAAGGGGATTGACTCGGCCGTCCGTCCGGTCATCTGGTAGGCCAGCGCAAGATTTGCGCGGCTGACGAGCGTGTCCTCGTGCTCCGGGCCGAATTTCTCCTCTCGGACTGCCAGCGTCGTTTCGGTCAGGGGGATCGCCTCGTCCAGACGCCCTGCGAATATATAGGCATGGGCAAGATTGTTGCAGACGAGTAGGGTGTATGGATCCTGGGGGCCCAAAGCGGACACGCAGGCATCGCGTGCCTTCGAGTGGAGGTCCACTGCCTTGACATACAGGCCCAGCCCCTGGAACGTCAGACCCAGCGCGTCGAGCAGCTTCCCCCGGGTTACCTGGGAGCCGGCGAATTCCTTATCGAGCCGCTCAGCGGCCCGGTCGAGGACGTCAGCGATCTTCACCTGACGACCGTCCAGCCAGGGGTCCGGACTGCGGAACGCTTCCACCAGGAAGTCGACGGCCGCCTCGGCCTGCTCGCGGGATTCCTCCGACTGATCCAGTGCCGCGGCGGTCTCGGCCTGCGCCTTCCTGGTGGCCACCAACGCCAGGTTCGTCGCCCAGTTGGCCAGCCGCAGCTGGCCGTTGGCCCGCGCCTGGACGGCCGCGACGGCCGCCAACCCGACCAGACCGACGACCAGCGCCACGGTCGCGGCCGCCGCCACCGTGCGATTCCGCCGCGCCCACCGCCGTGCCCGGAGGGAGATCGATTCGCGCCAGGCCGTCACCGGCTCGTCGGCCAGCCAGCGGTCGAGGTCCTCGGCCAGGGCCCGGGCCGTCGGATAGCGATCCGCTGGATTCAAGGCCATGGCCTTCAGGCAGACGGCTTCCAAGGCCTTGTCGGTCGACGGGTCGAGCTGACGTGGTGGCGGAAAGTCGCCCTGCTGCACGCGCCGGAGGACGGCGCCGGGATCATCCCCCTCGAACGGGGCCTTGCCCGTGAGTAGGCAATAGAGCGTGGCGCCGAGCGAGTAGACGTCAATGGCCGGTCCGAACTGGTCCAGGTCGCCGGCGGCCTGCTCGGGGCTCATGTAGGCCGGCGTACCCAGGGCGCTGCCGGGCAGCGTCTCGGCCGAGCCGCTGGCTGAGAACGGCATCAGCGTTCTCTCACACGACGATGGGTCCGACCGGCCGGTCGGCTTGGCCAGGCCCCAGTCGACGACCAGGGTCTCGCCGTGCTTGCCGACGACGACGTTGCCCGGCTTGATGTCCCGGTGCAGCACGCCCCGGCTGTGGGCGTACCCGATGGCGTTGCAGACGTCCAGGAACCGACGCAGCAACTTGCGCAAGGCCAGCGACCGGACGCCGGCATCGGCCTCCGCCCGCCCGTCGGAATAGAACCGCTCGATGGCGTCCTTGAGGCTGTCGCCGCGGATGAGCCGCATGGCGTAGTAGGGGCGGCCGTCGGCATGCGCGCCCAGGCCGTAGACCGGGACGATGCCCGGGTGCTCCAGGCCCCCGGTGATCTCGGCCTCCAGCAGAAAGCGCTGGCGGCTGGTCGGGTCGTCGGCGTGGTGGTCGAGGATGCGCTTCAGCGCCACCTCGCGGTTGAGCTCCCCGTCCAGCGCCACGAAGACCGCCCCTAGGCCGCCGCGGGCGTGCGGCCGCAGGACACGGAAGCGCTGGCCGTCGGCAGTGGTCGAGCCGACGGCGAAGGTCGTCGTGGCCTCGGCGTCGGCCTCGGAGGGGCCGGAGCCGCTGCCGACGTGGGCGATGGTGGCCGTCAGGTCCGGGTCCTTGAGGGCCTCGAGCCGCTCGCGGGTGGAGCGTCCGACGGGCAGCGAGGCGAGGCTCTTCTCCGCGTCGCTGGCGTGTTGCTTCAGGTGCAGGGCGACCATCGCCTCGACGCCCGAGCGTGCCTCAGCGTCGAGGTCGCCGCGGTCGATCAGGTGCTCGGCCAGCGAGCGGGCCTTGTCGCGCGTCCAGGCCTGGAAGGCGGCAACCAGCTGGCCTTGGTCGATCAGCCCATTCTGGAGGGCGAGCAGGCCGAAGAGGAGGTCGCGGTCGGCGGCGGCCATGGCGCGGCTCCGATCGGTGCCGGCCGCCCGGCCCGTCCGACCCCGCCCTCGGGGCCGGGTCCCGGTGACCACACACCGCCTGGATTATCGCATGACGGCTCGACGGACGCATCCGCGACGGCCCGCCCCCTCGTCCTGGCGCAGACTGCGTCTCTGCGGGCAGAAAACGAGGTCATCGGTGAGCGGTCCTCACTGGCCGTCCGATGGCTGCGACCCAACGGTGGTCGGACGTCGCGCCGCGGCGGCTCGGATGACCCCATCCGTACAGCACGCCCCTCACGTGATGCCAGGCCCCGGGACCTCGAGCGGCACGCCGTCTTCCGGCTCATCGACTTCCCTTGCGTCTCCCGGTACATCTGGGGGGCGGCTGCGGCCCCTCGCCGCGACCGGGGCCGCGTCGCGGCCCCGGGGCGACTCAAGGACGCCGGCGGCATCCCGACCCACAGTGACCGGCGTCCGCCATGAGACGCCGGCCGACCTGATCTCCCAAACCCGGACTCCTGCTGACCCGGTGCGGCGTCCGAGGCAGTCGTGCCCACCGGGCTGATCGCGACCCCCCTCAGCCGTGTCGATTGAGGGGCGGCAGGACACGCTCCAGCCCCGCTCGGTCCCAGGAGGCCCGGTCGGCGGCCGCCTCATAGGTGCTCTGGAGGAACTCCAGCAGCGTCTCGTCCGGCGAGGTCGAGGTCCGGACCGCCTCGTAGGGGAGCACGAACTCCCCGAGCTGATCATCCCAACGGGCTCCGGCCGGGCGGACGGGGGCGGCGGCGAAGCCGTCGGGAGGCGGGTAGGCGTACGAGTAGAACACCGCGTCGCTCGACGGGCCCCCCGGCCAGAACCCGGCGCTGCTGACCTCGTGCGAGTAGGCCTCCCGGGCGACCCAGTCCGGGAGGTTCGGGATGCCCGCCGGGTGCGGCGGCGCGGCCCGGCCGGAGAACCGCGTGACGGCCAGGTCGAAGCTGCCCCAGAAGAAATGCACCGGACTGGCCTTGCCGATGAACCGCGCCCGGAACTCCTTGAAGACCCGGTCCATCTGGAGCAGAGCCCGCCAGAACCTCGTCGCGGCCCGGGGGTCGTATTCCCGGTGCTCGGTGTCCTCCTCGAAGGGGATGCCGTCGGCCAGCTCGCTCGGCACGGTAGAGATGGGCACGTCGACCCCGATCGCACGGGTCCCGTCCATCACCGCCCGGTAGAACTCCGCCACGGACTGGCTCCGCAGCGGGACGGCACGCCGATCGCCGGCCGCCGACTGGATCACCAACTCCTGGTCGAGGAAGTCGAAGGTTAGCTCGAAGATGGCCCCGCCGTAGGGGATCGGCGAGGTCGTCAGGCCCCGGGCCGACAGGTACAGCGGGACGTGCCAGGAGTGGTTGGTCCAGGGGGCCTGGACCAGGCGGATCTTGCCGACGACCTGGGTCCAGAGGTGGAGGGCCGAGGCGGTCGTCGCCCAGTCCCGATAAGGCAGGGCGGGCCAATCGGAACTCAGGGACCGGGGCTGGTGATCCATGCGGTCTGGTCTCGGGATGGATGGGATGGCCGTCTCGTGAGAGGGGGGCGCCGGCACAACGCGGCCGGAGACCGACAGCCGACCGAGGGTGATCCGAACCACCACAGCCTATCGCTCGGCCTGGTTGGGGTCCAGGCTCGGCCGACGGGTCAGCTCCGCCGGCGCACGACGTGACGTCGAACGGACCCGGTCGATGGGCAGTCTCCTCCGGTCGCACCAGACTGCCCCGGCTCCTGAAGCCCCTCCACGCCCTCGGAGTCGACGTCGCGGACCGGCCGCGGCCGGCACACCCATGCCGGCTCGCCCGCGGCCCGTGGCCGGGCCGCGGGCGGCCGGATCCCGCTCAGGAGCACATCCCGATCGGTCCCGAGATCTCCGGGTCGCGATCGCTCGCGACGTTGGCGGCCACCTTGGTGTCCTCGCCGAGGCAAGAGCCCGGCCCGCCGAGGGAGAGGCCGCCGCCGGCGCCCTCGCCGTAGGTGCCGGCCCGGCCGCCGTGGCCGCCGTAGCCGAAGAGGCCACGCCCGGAGACGTTGGCGGTGATGAGGGTGTCGACCGCCCGGAGCTTCGCGTCCTCGTGGACGAAGAGGCCGCCGCCGAGGGCGTCGCCGCCGTCCCCACCGTCGCCCGCCAGGCCGCCGTCGCCCCCGCCGCCGCCGCCGGCGAGGTTCGACCGGACGAGGCTCCCCTCGATCCTCACCCGGCCGTAGGGGAAGTCGTCCCCGTCGTCGTCGCCGTCGTCGAGCGGCTTGAGCCGGGGCGGCCCGAAGGCTGCGAGGCCGCCGCCCCGGGCCGTGCCCCCGTCGCCGCCGTCGCCCGCACGACCGCCGTCGCCCCCGTCGCCCCCGACGGCCTCGTTGTTCTCCAGGGCGGCGTCGATCAGGGAGAGGGGCGCCTGGTCGGTCCCCTGGTAATAGAGCCCGCCGCCGGTCGAATCGCCGCCGAGGCCGCCGTCGCCGCCCCGGCCGCCGTCACCGCCCCGGCCGCCGACGGCCCGGTTGCGGACGAAGGACGAGGACGAGACCGTCATCGGGCCGCTGACCGACCCGCTCACCAGCAGGGCCCCGCCCCGGGCCTCGCCGCCGATCCCCCCGTCGCCGCCGAGGCCGCCCAGCCCGCCGGCACCGCCGAGGGCCTCGTTGCGGATCAGCTCGGCGCCGGCGATCGTCACCTCCATGTAGTCCGAGAAGAGGGCCCCGGCCCAGCCCTCGCCGCCGAGGCCGCCGTCGGTGCCGCGCCCGCCGGCGCCGCCCCCGCCGCCGAGGGCGCGGTTCCCCTCGAAGACGCCTCCGGAGACCGTCAGCGATCCGGTCGCCGTCAGCACGGCGCCCCCGAGGGCGATCCCCCCCTGGCCGGCCCGCAAGGCGCCGTCCTCGCCCTCGCCACCGGCGCCCCCGACGGCCTCGTTGCCGAGGAACTCGCCGTTGGTCAGGGTGACGGCCGCGCCCTGGGCGTCGACGGCGCCCCCCGTGCCCGAGCCGCCGTCGCCGTTCTGGGCCGTCAGCGGGCCGCCGTCGATGCCGTCGCCGCCGATGGCCCGGCAGTTGAGGAACGAGGTCCCCTCGACCTCCAGCGACGCCTCGCCGAAGTCCCCGAAGACCCGGATGGCGCCGCCGGCCCCCTGGCCGCCGATCCCGTTGGCCAGGTCGGCCCCGGCCCCGCCGTCGCCGCCCCGCGCCTCGGAGTCGATGAACTGGCCCCCCTCGACGACCAGCGAGGCCCCGGCGCCGACGACCGCGATGCCGCCGCCCCCGCCGAGCCCGCCGAAGCCGTTGGCCACCCCCGTCCCGCCGTCGCCGCCCCGGCCCCCGAGGGCGAGGTTGCCCCCGAAGAACCCGTCGACGACGCGGGTGGTCGTGCCCGCCCCGGCGAAGATGGCGCCCCCCAGCCCGGAGCCCCCCGTGCCGTTGGAGAAGTCATCGCCGCCGTCCGGGCCCCGGGCGCCCTCGGCCCGGTTGAAGAGGAAGGTGCTCGTGTCGACGGCCAGCGAGGCGCCCTCGCCCATGACGGCGACGGCCCCGCCCAGGCCGTCGGCCCCGGGCTCGCCGCCGACGGCCCGGTTGCCGCCCAGCAGCGAATCGACGAGCGTCAATGCGCCCCCGTCGACGAGGATCCCGCCGCCGACCCCGGCGGCCCCGTTGATGATCGCCAGGTCCTCGATCGTGACCTCGGCGCCCGCGGTCACCCGGAAGGCCCGAGACCGGCCCGCCCCGTCGACGGCCAGCAGGTCGGCGCCCAGGCCGACGATCGTGAGGTCCTCGTCGAGGACCAGCTCGCCGCCGGCCAGCACGATGGCCCGGCCGGCGAGCGCCTCGTCGAAGGCGATCGTGTCGCCGTCCTCGGCGTCGACGATCGCCTGCCGGAGCGAGCCCGGCCCCGAGTCGAGGTCGCTGGTGACGGTGAGGGTGCTCAGCAGGGCCCGGGGCTCCATCCGGTCGAAGCCGAGCGCCGACCGACGCCGGCCGGCTCGCGCCGGACGCGGTCGTCCCCGGCCGAGGATGTCCGTCCTGAGGAGAGGCATGGCATGCTCCGTCGATTGCGGATCCTTGCGGACGATCGTGCGTACGAGCCCGGCCCCGGGGCCGCGATCGCGGCCCCTCGCGACCCTCGGATCGGGCCGGGCGGCGACCCCCGGGCGCATCTGGCCCGTCCTCGCCGATCCGATCGGCGAGCGGGGTCTCGGGCGATCGGGCCGGCGTCCGGCCCGATCCGCCGGGGCCCCGCCCCCGGAGAGTCGCGGGGGCGGGGTGGTCATGACACCGAGGCAGGGCGGGGCATCACCCCGAGACGGGGACGAGTTCCACGTCGATCTGCCGGTAGTAGATCGCAGTGAGGCCCTCGAAGCCCGAGTCGGTGCCGACGAGCAGCCAGAGGTCGCCATCGGAGTCGGCCCGGGCGGGGACCGTGTGGGTGTGCTCCACCGTCACCGGGGCGTACGGCTGCGGGCCGGACTCGACCGGCTCCTCCCCGTTGGCGATGGTGCCCGCCACCGAGGCCGCCGGGCCGCCGACGGTCTGGTTGCCCTTGTCCACGTTCAACCCCAGGGAGCCGTCGTCCTGCGGGACGGCCACCGGTTCCTCCGCCCCGGCGCCGGCCTTCAGGGTGACCGACTCGCCGGGCGAGCCGCCGATCCCGAACCCCCCGCTCGGCGCGTCGGAGGCGAACCTGATGGTGAACCTCACCTCGTAGGCCTGGCCGGGCACGACGCCGTCGGCCGCCCCGAGGCTCCGCTTCAGGAACATGAAGACATCGTCGGATCGGTTGTGGCCCTGGAGCAGGTAGCCCGTCCCGTCAGTGCCCAGTTCGGACGGCAGGGGGCGGATCCCGGACTCCAGCTCGTAGGCCTCGTCCGGCTCCGAGGGCAGTTCGGCAAAGCCGGCCTCCCAGCCCCCGTCCCCCTCCGAGAAGTCGAAGGAGGCCGAGACGCGGGGGGCGTCCGCGCCCCGATCCACGGTGATCCGGGCCTCGGCGACCTGGCCGAAGGTGTCGGCCGCCTCGACCGCGAACACATTGGCCCCGGCCGCCAGGGGGACGGTGAACCGGTATCGGCCATCGGCGTCGGCCGTCAGCTCCTGCTCGAACGACCCGTCGCCCCCGAGGTCCAGCCGGACGGAGGCCCCCGGGGCGGTCCGGCCGACGAGGTCGACCTCGTCGGCGTCCACCCGGCCGTCGCCGTCCGGGTCCGCCGCCGGGTCGATGCCGGCGGAGTCCTCCAGGGGCCGGAGGTCGGTGGTGGCCCCGAAGTTCCGGGAGGCGATCAGCAGGTCGAGCAGCCCGACCCGGCCGTCGCCGTTGACGTCGGCCCCGCCCGCCTCGCCCGGGGAGGAGGGCGGACGCCCCGGCGCCCCCCGGATGGCGAGCAGGTCGGGCCGATCGACGCGGCCGTCGCCGTCGACGTCCCCCGCGAGGGAGACGTCCAGCTCGAAGTCGCCCGACGTCCCGCCCTCCGCGGCCGGGCGGAGCCGCAGGGCGCCGGGGCGGACGGAGGCGACCGTGACGCCGGCCGAGCCCCCGGGGGCGTCGGCCCGGCGGGTCAGTGTCCACGCCCCTCCGGGGGTCGGCGACTCGACCCGGGTCGCCCCGGGGTCGAGCGTGCCGTCGCCGGCGGCCCGGGCCTCGACCCGGAGGATGACCCGTCCCCCGGCGGCGAGGCCGAAGTCGCCCGGACCCGCCCGGACTTCGATCGGGGCGCCCCGCGGGCCGTCGATCCGCCCCCGGAAGGAGGCGAACGGGGCCATCACGGTCGAGAGCAGCGCCCGGGATTCGAGCGGCTCGATGCAGACGAGGGCCCGTCGGGGTCGCCGCGGACCCTCGGGGCAGGGGTTTCTCATGGTGTCAGGCTCTCGGGGGAGGTCGGTGAGCGGCCCGGCCACGGGCCGACGATCCGGCGGGGTGATGGTCGACGGGGAACCCCCGCGACGCCACCCGAGTCGGATTCCCCGGCGGCCGGGCGACACATCACGGGAAAATTTACTGTGATGATCAGGGGCGCGAAACTTGCTATTCGAACGTGATGAGGCCGACTCGTCTTCCTTCATTAATGTCCGGCGGGGTGGACGTCCGGATGATCGCATGGGATTGCTGTCGCACGACTTGCCCACCCGGGCGGTCATCCCGCCCGAGACCGTGTCGATCCCTCCGGGATCGCCCCATGGGAGGTGAGGCTCCCGGGGCGTGGCGGCGGTCGACCGCACCCGGGATGGCGAGACGACCTCACCATCCAAGGCAGGAGGCGAACCCCCGGGACAACGTTCCGAGGCGATCGGCCTCCGCCCGCAGCCGGGCCGCCGTCACCGCCAGGTCCTGCCGGTGCAGCGTCCCCAGCAGCTCCTCGACACCCACCGGCGGGCTCTTCAACTGCGCCTGCTGAGTCCACACTGCGGCGATCACCCCCTCCGGCTCGGCATCGAAGAGGCCGGCGGCGCCGGGTCGAGGACGCAGACGTCGAAGACGACCACCGGCGGGCTCATCAGTAGCCCAGCCCCAGCTCCTGGGCCTGGGCGGACAGCTCGCCGAGGGCCTTGAGCCGCTCGGCGTCCTCCCGGCGACGGTAGTGGTCCAGGTCGCACGCCCGGACGCGGCGGTGGGCGCCGACCTTGCGAAACGGCATGGCGCCGCGCTCCAGCAGGCCGACCAGGAAGGGCCGGGAGACGCCCAGCAGGTCGGCGGCCTGCTGGGTAGACAGCTCGTCGTCGCCGGCGACGACGGCCACCGGCTCGCCGGCAGCGATGCCGTCCAGGAGCTGGCGGAGCAGCGGCAGGGCGGCGGCGGGCAGGTCGACGACCTCGGCGTCGCGGCCGGCGGCCCCGAACTGCAAGCGGGCCTGTCGATCGTGCGGCGCGGCCAGGCGGCGGCTGGCCTCGGCGGCGAGGAGGCGGTCATCCTCGCCGGCCGGCGCGGTGGCCGGGGTCTTCGATGGGCTGCGGCGGGCCATGGTCCACCTCCGGGGACGGGGATCGGCTCCCGGGTCGATTGTAGAGGATCCGCGCAACGGACGCAATACTCGAAATAGTCGAAGCCGCCCGGCCCCCCATCCTCGCGCGTTGGGAACTGTCTGCAACGCCGTCCTTGGTGACGTCCTACTGGACAAATGTCCCCGTCACGGGCGAGCTGCGAGATGGCCTCCCGCCAGCCGGGCGCGGACATCGCCGGGAGTCGCTCGATCGCTCGACGCCGAACCGAGGAGCATCATGGCCACCCGAACCGACCCGAGGGATCCGCCGCCGGCCGACCAGCCGGAGACCCGCATCCTGGTGCGCGGCGTCGACGAGGATCTCATCGACCGGATCCTCGCCCTCCCCCGCGGCCCCAAGCGCATCCCCCGGCTCGCCTGGCTCGACGGCGACATGGAGCTGCTGAGCTTCCCCACGCGCGAGTCGATCGCCGAGATGCCACCGGCACCGCCCCCCTCCGAAGGTGCCGAGGACCGCATCAGGCTCCGAGGCGTCGACCACGCCCTCTTCGGCCGCCTCACCGCCCTCGGCGGCAACCCCACC
The Tautonia plasticadhaerens DNA segment above includes these coding regions:
- a CDS encoding DUF5996 family protein, yielding MDHQPRSLSSDWPALPYRDWATTASALHLWTQVVGKIRLVQAPWTNHSWHVPLYLSARGLTTSPIPYGGAIFELTFDFLDQELVIQSAAGDRRAVPLRSQSVAEFYRAVMDGTRAIGVDVPISTVPSELADGIPFEEDTEHREYDPRAATRFWRALLQMDRVFKEFRARFIGKASPVHFFWGSFDLAVTRFSGRAAPPHPAGIPNLPDWVAREAYSHEVSSAGFWPGGPSSDAVFYSYAYPPPDGFAAAPVRPAGARWDDQLGEFVLPYEAVRTSTSPDETLLEFLQSTYEAAADRASWDRAGLERVLPPLNRHG
- a CDS encoding serine/threonine-protein kinase, with the protein product MAAADRDLLFGLLALQNGLIDQGQLVAAFQAWTRDKARSLAEHLIDRGDLDAEARSGVEAMVALHLKQHASDAEKSLASLPVGRSTRERLEALKDPDLTATIAHVGSGSGPSEADAEATTTFAVGSTTADGQRFRVLRPHARGGLGAVFVALDGELNREVALKRILDHHADDPTSRQRFLLEAEITGGLEHPGIVPVYGLGAHADGRPYYAMRLIRGDSLKDAIERFYSDGRAEADAGVRSLALRKLLRRFLDVCNAIGYAHSRGVLHRDIKPGNVVVGKHGETLVVDWGLAKPTGRSDPSSCERTLMPFSASGSAETLPGSALGTPAYMSPEQAAGDLDQFGPAIDVYSLGATLYCLLTGKAPFEGDDPGAVLRRVQQGDFPPPRQLDPSTDKALEAVCLKAMALNPADRYPTARALAEDLDRWLADEPVTAWRESISLRARRWARRNRTVAAAATVALVVGLVGLAAVAAVQARANGQLRLANWATNLALVATRKAQAETAAALDQSEESREQAEAAVDFLVEAFRSPDPWLDGRQVKIADVLDRAAERLDKEFAGSQVTRGKLLDALGLTFQGLGLYVKAVDLHSKARDACVSALGPQDPYTLLVCNNLAHAYIFAGRLDEAIPLTETTLAVREEKFGPEHEDTLVSRANLALAYQMTGRTAESIPLFRGTLKTMESTLGPDHDGTLAVRNDLANALMVAGITEEAARLFRLTLELREAKRGPDHPDTLVSRANLAWAYQETGRTAEAIPLYEETLETMEAKPDLGPDHHYTLWCRSSLATAFASVRNWETAERLFQETVDRRRSVDKPDSPFLAGDLAELGRLLLR
- a CDS encoding dockerin type I domain-containing protein, translated to MRNPCPEGPRRPRRALVCIEPLESRALLSTVMAPFASFRGRIDGPRGAPIEVRAGPGDFGLAAGGRVILRVEARAAGDGTLDPGATRVESPTPGGAWTLTRRADAPGGSAGVTVASVRPGALRLRPAAEGGTSGDFELDVSLAGDVDGDGRVDRPDLLAIRGAPGRPPSSPGEAGGADVNGDGRVGLLDLLIASRNFGATTDLRPLEDSAGIDPAADPDGDGRVDADEVDLVGRTAPGASVRLDLGGDGSFEQELTADADGRYRFTVPLAAGANVFAVEAADTFGQVAEARITVDRGADAPRVSASFDFSEGDGGWEAGFAELPSEPDEAYELESGIRPLPSELGTDGTGYLLQGHNRSDDVFMFLKRSLGAADGVVPGQAYEVRFTIRFASDAPSGGFGIGGSPGESVTLKAGAGAEEPVAVPQDDGSLGLNVDKGNQTVGGPAASVAGTIANGEEPVESGPQPYAPVTVEHTHTVPARADSDGDLWLLVGTDSGFEGLTAIYYRQIDVELVPVSG
- a CDS encoding right-handed parallel beta-helix repeat-containing protein codes for the protein MPLLRTDILGRGRPRPARAGRRRSALGFDRMEPRALLSTLTVTSDLDSGPGSLRQAIVDAEDGDTIAFDEALAGRAIVLAGGELVLDEDLTIVGLGADLLAVDGAGRSRAFRVTAGAEVTIEDLAIINGAAGVGGGILVDGGALTLVDSLLGGNRAVGGEPGADGLGGAVAVMGEGASLAVDTSTFLFNRAEGARGPDGGDDFSNGTGGSGLGGAIFAGAGTTTRVVDGFFGGNLALGGRGGDGGTGVANGFGGLGGGGGIAVVGAGASLVVEGGQFIDSEARGGDGGAGADLANGIGGQGAGGAIRVFGDFGEASLEVEGTSFLNCRAIGGDGIDGGPLTAQNGDGGSGTGGAVDAQGAAVTLTNGEFLGNEAVGGAGGEGEDGALRAGQGGIALGGAVLTATGSLTVSGGVFEGNRALGGGGGAGGRGTDGGLGGEGWAGALFSDYMEVTIAGAELIRNEALGGAGGLGGLGGDGGIGGEARGGALLVSGSVSGPMTVSSSSFVRNRAVGGRGGDGGRGGDGGLGGDSTGGGLYYQGTDQAPLSLIDAALENNEAVGGDGGDGGRAGDGGDGGTARGGGLAAFGPPRLKPLDDGDDDGDDFPYGRVRIEGSLVRSNLAGGGGGGDGGLAGDGGDGGDALGGGLFVHEDAKLRAVDTLITANVSGRGLFGYGGHGGRAGTYGEGAGGGLSLGGPGSCLGEDTKVAANVASDRDPEISGPIGMCS
- a CDS encoding excisionase family DNA-binding protein gives rise to the protein MARRSPSKTPATAPAGEDDRLLAAEASRRLAAPHDRQARLQFGAAGRDAEVVDLPAAALPLLRQLLDGIAAGEPVAVVAGDDELSTQQAADLLGVSRPFLVGLLERGAMPFRKVGAHRRVRACDLDHYRRREDAERLKALGELSAQAQELGLGY